Proteins encoded together in one Drosophila albomicans strain 15112-1751.03 chromosome 2R, ASM965048v2, whole genome shotgun sequence window:
- the LOC117573306 gene encoding uncharacterized protein LOC117573306, which translates to MSKTWLTWSTSLLLQGLVLMLVLGPCQCQFLSADAWSKSNVLDVFATVPQLANEASGAHTIQQTHNNNVTLTDEETDDETEEDLDLDLDPLAPHAAAAAAATDAASMMPLSQRKLSRGKRFVAFPLGSSASVAVCLTTGVLGNPDYLYLSFGLNWGVAYDLPNITWVLNNAHGWNTKKPMAAVAKIKRRHRRDVYGNLETMIDSNDLWPPPTLMTMMERAKTTTSPPPPPPQSTDKAKSVRSLSRSKRYLSFPEGSSFTVSVCFTVGIIGNPYYAHNSFGLNWGVAYDLPNNSWILQSLHGFSQRPVAAVILRRRTRNAIYQDIETIVDNMGYNGRDCVLRTLCESRQYFQRTKLNMVGEMLRAIFSLPKQRIFKRELEENADIVHYDNAYRHAHDFDCEKQYDCQFSLLELAFGKYSTPPKNYYAQ; encoded by the exons ATGTCCAAAACTTGGCTGACTTGGTCAACATCACTGTTGCTGCAAGGGCTGGTGTTGATGTTGGTGTTGGGTCCATGCCAGTGTCAATTTCTATCAGCAGATGCCTGGTCCAAGAGCAATGTGCTCGATGTGTTCGCCACAGTGCCGCAACTGGCAAATGAAGCCAGTGGAGCGCACACAATTCAGCaaacccacaacaacaacgtcacgCTGACAGACGAAGAGACGGACGATGAAACTGAGGaggatttggatttggatcTGGATCCGTTGGCACCGCATGcggctgccgccgctgctgccactgATGCTGCTTCAATGATGCCATTGTCGCAGCGTAAACTCTCGAGGGGTAAACGCTTTGTGGCATTTCCATTGGGTTCATCGGCTTCT GTCGCCGTCTGCCTAACCACAGGCGTCCTCGGCAATCCCGACTACTTGTATCTCAGCTTTGGCCTCAATTGGGGCGTTGCCTATGATTTGCCCAACATCACATGGGTCCTGAACAATGCCCACGGCTGGAACACAAAGAAACCGATGGCGGCCGTAGCCAAAATCAAACGCAGGCATCGACGTGATGTCTATGGCAACTTGGAGACAATGATAGA TTCCAATGATTTATGGCCACCGCCAACATTGATGACTATGATGGAACGTGCAAAGACAACGACATCTCCTCCGCCTCCACCACCTCAATCGACAGACAAAGCCAAATCCGTGCGCTCATTGAGCCGATCCAAACGCTATCTCAGCTTTCCCGAGGGCTCCTCTTTTACA GTGTCAGTGTGCTTCACTGTGGGAATCATTGGCAATCCCTACTACGCCCACAATAGTTTCGGCCTGAATTGGGGAGTTGCCTACGATCTGCCCAACAATTCGTGGATTCTCCAGAGTCTGCATGGCTTTTCACAACGTCCTGTGGCGGCAGTTATACTTCGTAGGCGCACTAGGAACGCCATCTATCAGGATATCGAGACTATAGTCGATAA CATGGGTTACAATGGACGCGATTGCGTCTTGCGTACACTGTGTGAAAGTCGTCAGTATTTCCAGCGAACAAAACTGAACATGGTCGGAGAAATGTTGCGCGCAATCTTCAG TTTACCCAAGCAGCGCATATTTAAACGAGAACTTGAAGAGAACGCGGATATTGTACACTACGATAACGCCTATCGACACGCCCATGACTTTGATTGCGAAAAGCAATATGATTGCCAATTCTCACTACTGGAACTGGCATTCGGGAAGTATTCAACACCACCGAAAAATTATTATGCtcaataa
- the LOC117573314 gene encoding uncharacterized protein LOC117573314 → MANRACSLQAALLLLLLTLVSSQNSTSSTSTSTPSSSMSRGVSYLREKPTHLPHLLQRQKRWLIFELGTSITLTANCAKAILDTIPRGMLLLGEATAIYDMPGSVADWLPRRRGKPKPPLPTPPPPPPPPPPPPPPPPPPPAIPTIVLPAPVQPYIQPIQPAPVDPFIHPQQPVIVPLSPADPVHSFYYNYPQVAPILGHRKSSVQSTGCPASQLVKDAYGNYYCRPTAISRRLRRELERNGANLLNQGQSPHGMLFDLLVMLSELHQYQPRYCIMRTLCESRHLLAPPGQSLFHDIFRILLRYVHPEIAHKPTYRKAFTAGHTLHECAQWYGLHCPQSFLLQFSKHFQTKFAQSFNKTT, encoded by the exons ATGGCAAATCGCGCCTGCTCTTTGCAGGCagccctgctgctgctcttgctaaCCTTGGTCAGCTCACAGAACTCCACTAGCTCCACTTCTACTTCCACTCCGAGCTCCAGTATGAGTCGGGGTGTCAGTTACCTGCGCGAGAAACCAACGCATCTGCCGCATCTGCTGCAGCGCCAGAAGAGATGGCTCATCTTTGAACTGGGCACCTCCATCACG CTGACTGCCAATTGTGCCAAGGCCATATTGGACACTATTCCCAGAggcatgttgctgctgggcgAGGCTACAGCCATTTATGATATGCCAGGATCTGTGGCCGATTGGTTGCCACGACGCAGAGGCAAACCAAAGCCGCCCCTACCAACGCCACCACCACCTcctccaccgccgccgccaccaccaccgccgccacctCCTCCACCTGCCATTCCAACGATAGTGCTGCCAGCTCCAGTGCAGCCGTACATTCAGCCTATCCAACCAGCTCCAGTTGACCCCTTCATACACCCACAGCAGCCTGTGATTGTGCCCCTAAGTCCCGCCGATCCCGTGCATTCGTTTTATTATAACTATCCGCAAGTAGCACCCATTTTGGGCCATCGTAAGTCCAGCGTACAGAGTACAGGTTGTCCGGCCTCGCAGCTGGTGAAGGATGCGTATGGCAACTATTATTGCCGACCAACGGCGATATCGCGTCGTCTGAGGCGTGAGCTCGAGAGGAATGGTGCAAATCTGCTGAACCAGGGACAGAGTCCACATGGCATGCTCTTCGACTTGCTCGTAATGCTGTCCGAATT GCATCAGTATCAGCCGCGTTACTGCATCATGCGAACGCTGTGTGAATCGCGCCATCTGCTGGCACCGCCTGGACAATCGCTGTTCCATGATATCTTTCGCATTCTGTTGCGCTACGTACATCCGGAGATTGCCCATAAGCCCACATATCGCAAGGCCTTCACCGCCGGCCATACATTGCATGAATGCGCACAGTGGTATGGGCTACATTGTCCCCAGAGTTTTTTGCTGCAATTCAGCAAACATTTTCAGACCAAATTTGCACAATCATTTAATAAAACGACATAA
- the LOC117573688 gene encoding acetylcholine receptor subunit alpha-like 1 isoform X1: MGSVLFAAVFIALHFATGGLANPDAKRLYDDLLSNYNRLIRPVGNNSDRLTVKMGLRLSQLIDVNLKNQIMTTNVWVEQEWNDYKLKWNPDDYGGVDTLHVPSEHIWLPDIVLYNNADGNYEVTIMTKAILHHTGKVVWKPPAIYKSFCEIDVEYFPFDEQTCFMKFGSWTYDGYMVDLRHLKQTADSDNIEVGIDLQDYYISVEWDIMRVPAVRNEKFYSCCEEPYLDIVFNLTLRRKTLFYTVNLIIPCVGISFLSVLVFYLPSDSGEKISLCISILLSLTVFFLLLAEIIPPTSLTVPLLGKYLLFTMMLVTLSVVVTIAVLNVNFRSPVTHRMAPWVQRVFIQILPKLLCIERPKKEDPEEDQPPEVLTDVFHLPPDVDKFVNYDTKRFSGDYGIPVLPASHRFDLAAAGGIAAHCFGDPPLPSSLPLPGADDDLFSPSGLNGDISPGCCPAAAAAAAAAAAADLSPTFERPYAREMEKTIEGSRFIAQHVKNKDKFESVEEDWKYVAMVLDRMFLWIFAIACVVGTALIILQAPSLYDQSQPIDILYSKIAKKKFELLKMGSENSL; this comes from the exons ATGGGTAGCGTGCTATTCGCAGCTGTATTCATAGCATTACACTTTGCCACCGGCGGCCTGGCCAACCCAGATGCCAAGCGTCTGTACGACGATCTGCTGAGCAACTACAATCGACTCATACGACCCGTGGGCAATAACTCGGATCGTCTGACGGTCAAGATGGGACTGCGGCTGTCACAGTTAATCGATGTG aatttaaaaaatcaaattatgaCAACCAATGTGTGGGTGGAGCAG gAATGGAACGactacaaattgaaatggaatcCTGACGATTATGGTGGTGTTGATACACTGCATGTGCCCTCTGAGCACATATGGCTGCCGGATATTGTGCTGTATAACAA CGCCGATGGCAACTATGAAGTGACAATAATGACTAAAGCAATTCTACACCACACGGGCAAAGTCGTTTGGAAGCCACCCGCCATTTATAAATCGTTTTGCGAAATTGATGTCGAATATTTTCCATTCGATGAGCAGACATGTTTCATGAAGTTCGGCTCATGGACATACGATGGTTACATG GTTGACTTGCGGCATCTGAAGCAAACTGCAGACTCGGACAACATCGAGGTGGGCATCGATCTGCAGGATTATTATATATCCGTCGAGTGGGATATTATGCGAGTGCCCGCAGTGCGAAACGAAAAGTTCTACAGCTGCTGTGAAGAACCGTATCTGGACATTGTGTTCAATCTGACGCTTAGGCGAAAGACGCTCTTCTACACGGTCAATCTGATCATACCCTGTGTGGGCATATCGTTCCTCTCCGTGCTTGTCTTCTATCTACCCAGTGATTCCGGCGAGAAGATCTCACTTTGTATCAGTATTTTGCTATCGTTGACTGTGTTTTTTCTGCTGCTCGCCGAAATTATTCCGCCGACATCGCTGACAGTGCCGCTGCTGGGGAAATATCTCCTCTTTACTATGATGCTCGTCACGCTGTCGGTTGTGGTAACCATTGCGGTGCTCAATGTTAACTTTAG ATCGCCAGTGACGCATCGCATGGCGCCTTGGGTGCAACGTGTCTTCATACAAATCCTGCCGAAGCTGCTCTGCATAGAGCGGCCCAAAAAGGAGGATCCCGAAGAGGATCAGCCGCCCGAGGTGCTGACGGATGTCTTTCATTTGCCGCCGGACGTCGACAAATTTGTCAACTACGACACAAAACGTTTCAGCGGTGACTATGGCATACCAG TTCTACCCGCCTCGCATCGCTTCGACTTGGCGGCAGCGGGCGGTATAGCCGCCCATTGCTTTGGTGATCCACCTCTGCCCTCCTCTCTGCCACTGCCAGGCGCTGACGATGATCTATTTAGTCCATCTGGTCTTAATGGCGACATCAGTCCCGGCTGTTGTCCAGCTGCCGcggccgctgcagctgctgccgccgccgccgatCTCAGTCCCACATTTGAGAGGCCCTATGCCAGGGAAATGGAGAAGACCATCGAGGGCTCTCGCTTCATAGCGCAGCATGTGAAAAACAAAGATAAATTCGAAAGT GTGGAGGAAGATTGGAAATACGTAGCCATGGTATTGGATCGTATGTTTCTTTGGATTTTCGCAATCGCTTGCGTGGTCGGCACAGCGCTAATTATATTGCAAGCGCCTAGTTTGTACGATCAATCGCAGCcgattgatatattatattcgaaaattgccaaaaagaaATTCGAACTGCTCAAAATGGGCAGTGAAAACTCCTTATAG
- the LOC117575291 gene encoding uncharacterized protein LOC117575291, with amino-acid sequence MTRLLHFISIGSILIALALANTHLAKDLDESSPNANVTRAVAKVHSRRKRYLAFPEGSSVSAAICLTVGMIGNPDVDYLSWAVNWGVAYDLPNHNWVIQHAHGLAANLTKPMILRRSRRSFFDEVQTAFDHMGFNGRACVARALCESAKYMHAPGQRGNMLEELVRAVFSLPTSSVVEHEPQAHHHYDRIYRHSKRQTRECHELYPGCHFSLLALALGNFASAPAQFNKYNFM; translated from the exons ATGACGCGCTTGCTCCACTTTATTTCAATTGGAAGCATTTTgattgcacttgcacttgcaaaCACGCATCTAGCCAAGGACCTTGATGAGTCTtcgccaaatgcaaatgtaacGCGTGCGGTGGCAAAAGTCCACAGTCGACGGAAACGTTATCTGGCATTTCCGGAGGGTTCTTCGGTTTCG GCGGCGATTTGCTTAACCGTTGGCATGATTGGTAATCCAGATGTCGACTATCTGAGTTGGGCCGTCAACTGGGGTGTCGCCTACGATCTGCCCAATCATAATTGGGTGATTCAGCATGCCCATGGCTTGGCAGCCAATCTTACTAAGCCAATGATACTGCGTCGTTCACGTCGTAGTTTCTTCGACGAGGTGCAGACAGCATTCGACCA CATGGGATTCAATGGACGCGCTTGTGTAGCTCGTGCCCTCTGCGAGAGCGCTAAGTATATGCATGCTCCCGGGCAACGCGGCAACATGTTGGAGGAACTTGTGCGTGCTGTTTTCAGTCTGCCCACTTCATCCGTTGTGGAGCATGAGCCGCAGGCGCATCATCACTATGACCGAATCTATCGACACTCGAAGCGACAGACACGAGAGTGCCATGAGCTCTATCCGGGCTGCCACTTCTCTTTGCTGGCACTGGCTCTGGGCAACTTTGCATCAGCTCCAGCGCAGtttaacaaatacaatttcatgTGA
- the LOC117573688 gene encoding acetylcholine receptor subunit alpha-like 1 isoform X2 translates to MGSVLFAAVFIALHFATGGLANPDAKRLYDDLLSNYNRLIRPVGNNSDRLTVKMGLRLSQLIDVNLKNQIMTTNVWVEQEWNDYKLKWNPDDYGGVDTLHVPSEHIWLPDIVLYNNADGNYEVTIMTKAILHHTGKVVWKPPAIYKSFCEIDVEYFPFDEQTCFMKFGSWTYDGYMVDLRHLKQTADSDNIEVGIDLQDYYISVEWDIMRVPAVRNEKFYSCCEEPYLDIVFNLTLRRKTLFYTVNLIIPCVGISFLSVLVFYLPSDSGEKISLCISILLSLTVFFLLLAEIIPPTSLTVPLLGKYLLFTMMLVTLSVVVTIAVLNVNFRSPVTHRMAPWVQRVFIQILPKLLCIERPKKEDPEEDQPPEVLTDVFHLPPDVDKFVNYDTKRFSGDYGIPVLPASHRFDLAAAGGIAAHCFGDPPLPSSLPLPGADDDLFSPSGLNGDISPGCCPAAAAAAAAAAAADLSPTFERPYAREMEKTIEGSRFIAQHVKNKDKFESHGLQWTRLRLAYTV, encoded by the exons ATGGGTAGCGTGCTATTCGCAGCTGTATTCATAGCATTACACTTTGCCACCGGCGGCCTGGCCAACCCAGATGCCAAGCGTCTGTACGACGATCTGCTGAGCAACTACAATCGACTCATACGACCCGTGGGCAATAACTCGGATCGTCTGACGGTCAAGATGGGACTGCGGCTGTCACAGTTAATCGATGTG aatttaaaaaatcaaattatgaCAACCAATGTGTGGGTGGAGCAG gAATGGAACGactacaaattgaaatggaatcCTGACGATTATGGTGGTGTTGATACACTGCATGTGCCCTCTGAGCACATATGGCTGCCGGATATTGTGCTGTATAACAA CGCCGATGGCAACTATGAAGTGACAATAATGACTAAAGCAATTCTACACCACACGGGCAAAGTCGTTTGGAAGCCACCCGCCATTTATAAATCGTTTTGCGAAATTGATGTCGAATATTTTCCATTCGATGAGCAGACATGTTTCATGAAGTTCGGCTCATGGACATACGATGGTTACATG GTTGACTTGCGGCATCTGAAGCAAACTGCAGACTCGGACAACATCGAGGTGGGCATCGATCTGCAGGATTATTATATATCCGTCGAGTGGGATATTATGCGAGTGCCCGCAGTGCGAAACGAAAAGTTCTACAGCTGCTGTGAAGAACCGTATCTGGACATTGTGTTCAATCTGACGCTTAGGCGAAAGACGCTCTTCTACACGGTCAATCTGATCATACCCTGTGTGGGCATATCGTTCCTCTCCGTGCTTGTCTTCTATCTACCCAGTGATTCCGGCGAGAAGATCTCACTTTGTATCAGTATTTTGCTATCGTTGACTGTGTTTTTTCTGCTGCTCGCCGAAATTATTCCGCCGACATCGCTGACAGTGCCGCTGCTGGGGAAATATCTCCTCTTTACTATGATGCTCGTCACGCTGTCGGTTGTGGTAACCATTGCGGTGCTCAATGTTAACTTTAG ATCGCCAGTGACGCATCGCATGGCGCCTTGGGTGCAACGTGTCTTCATACAAATCCTGCCGAAGCTGCTCTGCATAGAGCGGCCCAAAAAGGAGGATCCCGAAGAGGATCAGCCGCCCGAGGTGCTGACGGATGTCTTTCATTTGCCGCCGGACGTCGACAAATTTGTCAACTACGACACAAAACGTTTCAGCGGTGACTATGGCATACCAG TTCTACCCGCCTCGCATCGCTTCGACTTGGCGGCAGCGGGCGGTATAGCCGCCCATTGCTTTGGTGATCCACCTCTGCCCTCCTCTCTGCCACTGCCAGGCGCTGACGATGATCTATTTAGTCCATCTGGTCTTAATGGCGACATCAGTCCCGGCTGTTGTCCAGCTGCCGcggccgctgcagctgctgccgccgccgccgatCTCAGTCCCACATTTGAGAGGCCCTATGCCAGGGAAATGGAGAAGACCATCGAGGGCTCTCGCTTCATAGCGCAGCATGTGAAAAACAAAGATAAATTCGAAAGT CATGGGTTACAATGGACGCGATTGCGTCTTGCGTACACTGTGTGA